The genomic region ACGTAATGTTTACCCACCAATCAATAGCCGCAAGCGGAGACTCTCCTGTACCCGTTGGCTGATAGGACTCAACCTGAGGAAGCAAGACAGGAAGCTGTGATTCTGGAACAGCAACAATCCCACACGAAGCACAATGCACCAAAGGAATTGGCTCTCCCCAATACCGCTGACGAGAAAAAATCCAATCGCGAAGTTTGTAGGTAACATGTGAACGAGCAAATCCTTTTGCAGCACAATACTTAATAATTTCTTCTCGACAATCTCCGGCACGACGTCCTGCAAACGGCGTAGGCTCAAGTAAAATACCATCTTTCATATCGGTGTAACAATACTCAAACGCCTCTACTTTTGCGCGTTCTACAGGATCTTGCGGAACCAAAACAATCTTGAGGGGAATGTTATACTTTTGAGCAAACGCAAAATCTCTTTCATCATGCGCCGAGCATTTTACAATCCCAGTTCCATAATGAGCGAGCGCAAAACTTGCAACCCAAATAGGAAGCTCATTTCCACTCACAGGATCGATAATATATCTGCCGGTAAAAATTCCTTCCGATTTTTCTTCCTCTTCAACTGTTCTATGTGCACCGCCTGCACGTTTATCAAGAATATATTTGCAGTACTCTTTAACCGTTTGTTCCGTTTCCGTTCCTGCGATCAAGATATCAAGCAATTCGTGATCTGGAGCAATAACCACAAATGTATCCGCCATAAAGGCTTCAAAGTGCGCATTAAAAGTTTCGATCTCAAGATCCATGTCTTTGACTCGAGCAGAAAAACGCAATCCTTCGCTCTTACCGATCCAGTTTGCCTGCATTAATTTAACTTTTTCTGGCCAATCAAGTGTATTCAAGTCATTGAGCAATCGCTCTGCATACTCTGTAATTTTAAGCACCCACTGACGAATAGATTTTTGCTCAACTGCAGTCCCACAGCGTTCACACGATCCGCCGGAAGCTTCTTCGTTTGCAAGACCCGTCAAACATTGCGGACACCAGTTGATTGGCATGTTTGCTTCATAAGCCAATCCACGCTCAAACATTTTAACAAAAATCCACTGCGTCCATTTATAGTATTCAGGATCCGTTGTACTTAACTCTTTATCCCAGTCATAAATAGCACCAATTGTGCGAAGCTGCGCACCAATTTTTTCTATATTTTGTTTTGTACAAATTTCAGGATGAATGCCACGCTTAATCGCATTATTTTCTGCGGGCAACCCAAAAGCATCATACCCCATAGGGTGAAGAACATTAAAACCCTGAAGAAATTTTTGACGCGCATACACGTCAGAAAAAACATACCCCTTCCAGTGGCCAACGTGAAGACCATCTCCAGAAGGATACGGAAACATATCTAAACAATAATATTTTGGCTTAGTTGTATCATTTTTTGTTTTATACGGAGCTTTATCGGCCCAAAAAGCCTGCAACCGTTGTTCGATTTTTTTAAAATTATATTCCATGAAAGCTCCAAAACATCCCTAAAAAAGGAAACTTTGGTCAGTATATCACCAGAAAAACGATTTGACACTGCGATAATACAAGAGAATTTGCAAATCAAAATTATCTAGTAGAAAACAAGTGTTGCACAAAACAATTGAACGATTTTGACAAACAGTCGTAAGTTGAAAGTACAAGAACTCATTTAAAATGGTTAAAACCTCTACACTGGATACAAAAAGATGATCATTAAAAAAAAGCTGTTAATAGGGCTCCTTTTACTTACAATGACCACTAGATACATTTTTAGTAATGATCACCAGGAAGCCTGCGAAAATAGCAAAGTTTTTGAGTCAAATAAAAAAGAACTTACTATTCTTTTAATTATTCAAGCCCGCAATAATCTTGCACCATTTGCGATTCAAAATCTTCGAGCCCTTACAAGCGCAGGGGTTCCCAGTCACATAAACTTTGTAATTCAATGGGAACAACCAAATCAAAACGGGGTTTTTAGATATCTTCTTGAAGGAAATCAGCTCGTTGAAAAATATAAAAATATACATGATACAAATGCGCGAAATCCTCTTGAACGAGCAGTAAGCGCCTTTAATTGGACCATAGAAAACTATCCATCAAAAAAAATTGGTGTTATTTGGTGGAACCACGGATTTGGGGGTGTTGATCCAATCTGGGGAAATGCAGTAAGGTTTCCAATGTATTTGCACAATCAAGCACACTCTCAGAAGGCAAATATCTACGACCTTGTACACATCAGCAATAATGAACATCGCGCGATGATGTTTGATGAAGAAAATCGCACATACCTTAAAACAGAAGATCTTGCTGCCGCATGTCGTCAGATGTCTATGCGTATTGGACGAAAATTAGATTTTATCGGTTTTGATGCATGCTTTATGTCTTCAGCTGAAGTCTGGTCCATCGTTCATCCATTTGCTACCGTCGGGAT from Candidatus Dependentiae bacterium harbors:
- a CDS encoding leucine--tRNA ligase, yielding MEYNFKKIEQRLQAFWADKAPYKTKNDTTKPKYYCLDMFPYPSGDGLHVGHWKGYVFSDVYARQKFLQGFNVLHPMGYDAFGLPAENNAIKRGIHPEICTKQNIEKIGAQLRTIGAIYDWDKELSTTDPEYYKWTQWIFVKMFERGLAYEANMPINWCPQCLTGLANEEASGGSCERCGTAVEQKSIRQWVLKITEYAERLLNDLNTLDWPEKVKLMQANWIGKSEGLRFSARVKDMDLEIETFNAHFEAFMADTFVVIAPDHELLDILIAGTETEQTVKEYCKYILDKRAGGAHRTVEEEEKSEGIFTGRYIIDPVSGNELPIWVASFALAHYGTGIVKCSAHDERDFAFAQKYNIPLKIVLVPQDPVERAKVEAFEYCYTDMKDGILLEPTPFAGRRAGDCREEIIKYCAAKGFARSHVTYKLRDWIFSRQRYWGEPIPLVHCASCGIVAVPESQLPVLLPQVESYQPTGTGESPLAAIDWWVNITCPSCSGPAKRETNTMPQWAGSCWYFLRYVNPQLTTEAFSMKDMQYWMPVDLYVGGIEHAVLHLLYSRFYVKVLYDVGVLPFHEPFKRLFNQGMVCMKSATTGRVEKMSKSKGNTVSPNDIVDLYGVDTLRMYTLFMGPPELDNEWQADSIRGVFHFIKRLWTLVSSGACLVAAGEKVSDQAARRFNKFLKEYSDRIERYSVNTAVASLMELYNDIQGKNLKLSKEMVRDLLVVCSIMIPYLSTELLEVCFDLKLHEQVWPQYDSLLVQESLIELPVQVNGKLRATIQVEATATREIVESLARTVIEKWLNDGMTVTVIFVPGRMINFVIK